One part of the Arcanobacterium phocisimile genome encodes these proteins:
- a CDS encoding PrsW family intramembrane metalloprotease, translated as MSKTHRHILPRQHGVSFYTQLIFLGFLGGISFLEILPALAQPAGISAAVVSAVWALVPVVFTLMLVWIIDYWEPEPLWLYGFAFLWGGGVSVVIGAFINDFASSRLIPQLINEGATVYDISRYTASWVSPLSEEVVKGFGIILIYVAFRHYFNGPIDGIVYGALIGAGFGFTENILYFVRNYDFLAQVFTVRFLDGPLSHDTYSALFGFFIGFAEFSHKRWALVRWLVPALLSAGFFHFINNDALNWEGMTYTKYKILTNVPLAVVALIIVIFARFYEKQTVVDGLEPYVRGGLVARHEAKMIEQVKYRRQAIVWAEYQSRKFGAPEGVGAQAMRQFQQVVIQLGHETNRLSRSQSTISDSEQAYLQSLLSKIESLRRIFTTR; from the coding sequence ATGAGTAAAACTCATCGTCACATTCTGCCACGCCAACATGGCGTAAGTTTTTATACACAACTTATTTTCTTAGGCTTTTTGGGAGGAATTTCTTTTCTCGAAATTCTGCCAGCCTTAGCTCAGCCAGCTGGAATATCTGCCGCCGTTGTGTCAGCTGTCTGGGCGTTGGTGCCGGTAGTCTTTACGCTGATGCTGGTGTGGATTATCGACTATTGGGAGCCAGAGCCTTTATGGCTTTATGGATTCGCATTTTTGTGGGGTGGGGGTGTCTCAGTCGTTATTGGTGCCTTCATTAATGATTTCGCATCTTCGCGGCTAATTCCCCAGTTAATTAATGAGGGAGCAACTGTCTATGATATCTCACGGTACACGGCGTCCTGGGTTTCGCCGTTATCTGAAGAGGTAGTCAAAGGTTTCGGTATTATCCTGATTTATGTCGCTTTTCGGCACTACTTTAATGGTCCAATCGATGGAATTGTCTATGGTGCCTTGATAGGCGCCGGCTTTGGCTTTACTGAAAATATTTTGTATTTTGTGCGTAACTATGACTTTCTCGCCCAAGTCTTCACGGTTCGTTTCCTAGACGGGCCGCTAAGTCATGACACCTACTCGGCGCTCTTCGGATTTTTTATTGGGTTTGCGGAATTTTCACATAAACGTTGGGCCCTTGTGCGGTGGTTGGTTCCAGCATTATTGAGTGCGGGATTCTTCCATTTCATCAATAATGACGCATTGAATTGGGAAGGGATGACGTATACGAAATACAAGATCCTCACTAATGTTCCGTTGGCTGTTGTGGCGTTGATTATTGTTATTTTTGCGCGTTTCTATGAAAAACAAACCGTTGTCGACGGTCTCGAACCTTACGTGCGTGGTGGATTGGTCGCACGCCATGAGGCGAAAATGATTGAGCAGGTGAAGTATCGCCGGCAAGCCATAGTCTGGGCAGAGTATCAAAGTCGCAAGTTTGGTGCGCCAGAAGGTGTAGGAGCACAAGCAATGCGGCAATTCCAGCAAGTTGTTATCCAGCTCGGTCATGAAACTAATCGATTAAGTCGAAGTCAATCAACGATTAGTGATTCAGAACAAGCATATCTGCAATCCTTACTAAGCAAAATCGAGAGTTTACGTCGAATCTTTACGACACGATAG
- a CDS encoding NUDIX hydrolase produces the protein MGVVNEEFEEWPLNDEGYPYRRAARVIVLDSRNRIFLTLGHDIDNAHLKWWFTPGGGREGEETATQAAVRELFEETGLRISIKRLHGPVIMRYTTFRFLAKTRKQDEEFFLLYVSDSEAQLLAADKTSGWTALERKVLDEQRWWDIDELDKAQRAGIQVYPQNLVELVRGWKDGWDGKCHTIIEE, from the coding sequence ATGGGCGTTGTAAACGAAGAATTTGAAGAGTGGCCGTTGAACGACGAAGGGTACCCCTATCGTCGCGCTGCCCGAGTAATAGTCCTTGACTCACGCAACCGAATCTTTTTAACGCTAGGGCATGACATCGACAACGCTCATCTTAAATGGTGGTTTACTCCGGGCGGAGGACGCGAGGGGGAAGAGACAGCGACGCAAGCTGCAGTGCGCGAGTTGTTCGAAGAAACTGGTCTTAGGATCTCCATTAAACGTCTGCACGGACCGGTCATCATGCGGTACACAACTTTTAGATTTCTTGCTAAAACGCGTAAACAAGACGAAGAATTCTTCCTGCTGTACGTATCCGATTCTGAAGCACAGCTGCTGGCAGCGGATAAAACTAGTGGTTGGACCGCGCTTGAACGTAAAGTCCTCGACGAACAACGCTGGTGGGATATCGACGAACTAGATAAAGCACAACGCGCCGGTATCCAGGTCTATCCACAAAACCTCGTTGAATTAGTTCGCGGGTGGAAAGACGGCTGGGACGGGAAATGCCACACGATTATTGAAGAATAG
- a CDS encoding YebC/PmpR family DNA-binding transcriptional regulator, producing MSGHSKWATTKHKKAAIDAKRGKLFARLIKNIEVAARTGGGDPAGNPTLYDAIQKAKKNSVPADNIDRAVKRGSGEGADAVNYENIMYEGYGSNGVAILIECLTDNRNRAASDVRVALTRNGGTLADPGSVSYMFSRKGVVEVPNNGDISEDDLLMAVLEAGAEEVTNEGDVFEVISEPNDVVEVRKALQAEGIDYNSAEVQFVPSMKVPITDVETANKLMKLIDALDDVDDIQNVYSNLDLSPEVEAALAEED from the coding sequence GTGTCAGGACACTCTAAGTGGGCTACCACAAAGCATAAGAAGGCAGCGATCGACGCAAAGCGTGGTAAGTTGTTTGCCCGCCTGATCAAGAACATTGAAGTTGCTGCACGTACCGGTGGCGGCGATCCTGCTGGAAACCCAACTCTTTATGACGCAATTCAAAAGGCAAAGAAGAACTCGGTTCCTGCAGATAACATCGATCGCGCAGTTAAGCGTGGATCAGGCGAAGGTGCAGATGCCGTTAACTACGAAAACATCATGTACGAAGGCTACGGCTCGAATGGCGTAGCAATTTTGATCGAATGTTTGACTGACAACCGCAACCGTGCGGCTTCCGATGTTCGCGTGGCTTTGACTCGTAATGGTGGAACACTTGCCGATCCGGGTTCAGTTTCCTACATGTTCTCCCGCAAGGGCGTTGTTGAAGTTCCGAACAATGGCGATATTTCTGAAGACGACCTCCTCATGGCCGTTTTGGAAGCCGGCGCCGAAGAGGTGACGAACGAAGGCGATGTCTTTGAGGTCATCAGTGAGCCAAACGACGTCGTTGAAGTTCGTAAGGCGTTGCAGGCTGAAGGTATCGACTACAACTCTGCTGAAGTTCAGTTTGTACCATCAATGAAAGTGCCGATTACTGATGTAGAAACGGCAAATAAGCTAATGAAGCTTATTGACGCACTCGATGATGTTGACGATATCCAAAACGTCTACTCCAACCTTGATCTTTCTCCTGAGGTTGAAGCAGCTCTCGCTGAGGAAGACTAA
- the ruvC gene encoding crossover junction endodeoxyribonuclease RuvC: MRILGIDPGLTRCGICVLDAGPARRLSLVSVGVARTDPQMAPHQRLLAISNEVEETIKLHRPDVVAIERVFAQDNVRSVMSTAQVVGIVSLAAAKASLPIGMHSPSEVKAAVTGNGRAQKIQVQMMVQRILGLEKLPRPKDAADAIAVAICHSWRGGAQAIVEVDRSQHGGAGMLPRAEGADLTPAQKAWAAAERMSRRHGAVKPS; this comes from the coding sequence GTGCGAATTCTCGGTATTGATCCGGGACTTACGCGTTGTGGCATCTGTGTTCTCGATGCAGGGCCAGCGCGCAGACTGTCTTTAGTATCCGTTGGTGTGGCACGTACGGACCCGCAAATGGCGCCGCACCAACGGTTACTTGCCATTTCAAACGAAGTAGAAGAAACCATTAAGCTCCATCGGCCTGACGTGGTGGCAATTGAGCGCGTTTTCGCACAAGACAATGTGCGTTCAGTGATGTCTACCGCACAAGTCGTCGGAATCGTCTCCTTGGCTGCCGCGAAAGCTAGTTTGCCGATCGGCATGCATTCGCCGTCGGAGGTCAAGGCAGCGGTGACCGGAAACGGTCGCGCGCAAAAAATTCAAGTGCAGATGATGGTACAACGGATCTTAGGTCTTGAAAAGCTTCCTCGACCGAAAGATGCTGCGGACGCTATTGCAGTAGCAATTTGCCATTCTTGGCGCGGCGGCGCTCAAGCGATCGTTGAAGTGGATCGTTCTCAGCATGGCGGTGCCGGAATGTTGCCGCGCGCCGAAGGTGCTGATTTGACTCCAGCTCAAAAAGCTTGGGCAGCTGCAGAACGTATGTCGCGTCGACATGGTGCAGTCAAGCCTTCGTGA
- the ruvA gene encoding Holliday junction branch migration protein RuvA → MIANVRGTVLAIAAASAVIEVSGVGMQIFATPATLASLRIGAEASVATTLIVREDSLTLYGFADADERDVFEIITGVSGIGPRTALAVLATLSPDELRDAVATKNESVLTRVSGIGKKGAQRMILELGTKLGPAQRSVPAGHSTPVAATNADVLDALVNLGWAEREAAPAIEEAMVVEPGASVAQLLRLSLRILGSRR, encoded by the coding sequence GTGATCGCTAATGTACGGGGAACTGTTCTCGCAATTGCTGCTGCCTCAGCAGTGATCGAGGTTAGTGGAGTTGGAATGCAGATTTTTGCTACTCCCGCAACGCTTGCCAGCTTGCGTATCGGTGCGGAAGCGAGTGTGGCTACAACACTGATCGTGCGTGAAGATTCGCTTACGCTTTACGGATTTGCTGACGCTGATGAACGTGACGTTTTCGAAATTATCACGGGCGTTAGTGGCATCGGTCCGAGAACTGCGTTAGCTGTGTTAGCAACATTGAGTCCGGATGAGTTGCGCGATGCAGTGGCTACAAAGAATGAGAGTGTGCTCACTCGAGTGTCGGGCATTGGGAAAAAGGGTGCGCAGCGCATGATTCTTGAATTGGGGACTAAGCTCGGTCCCGCGCAGCGATCAGTTCCGGCAGGGCACTCCACACCAGTAGCAGCTACAAATGCCGACGTTCTCGATGCGCTTGTCAATCTTGGCTGGGCAGAGCGTGAAGCCGCGCCTGCAATTGAGGAAGCCATGGTAGTCGAACCCGGCGCCTCTGTCGCTCAGCTCTTGCGCCTTTCACTACGAATATTGGGATCACGGAGATAA
- the ruvB gene encoding Holliday junction branch migration DNA helicase RuvB encodes MEWNDITDNQASDTERAQEAALRPKRLEEFVGQLVVREQLSLVLDAAIARGKAPDHVLLSGPPGLGKTTLAMIIAAEVGGALRLTSGPAIQHPGDLAAVLSSLQENDVLFIDEIHRLARTAEEMLYLAMEDFRVDVMVGKGPGATSIPLALPPFTVVGATTRAGMLPAPLRDRFGFTAYLDYYTHDELATIVERNARKLNAELSAEAALEIASRSRGTPRIANRLLRRVQDWAQVRGTGLLDVAAAQAALDVFEVDLRGLDRLDRAVLEALCRRFNGGPVGLTTLAVSVGEEPETIETVAEPYLMRQGFISKTPRGRIATRMAWEHLGLTPPENTLFQ; translated from the coding sequence ATGGAATGGAACGATATCACCGACAATCAGGCATCGGATACGGAGCGTGCGCAAGAAGCCGCTTTGCGCCCAAAACGCCTCGAAGAATTTGTCGGCCAGTTGGTTGTTCGCGAACAGCTCTCTCTAGTTTTAGACGCCGCGATTGCACGTGGAAAAGCTCCAGATCATGTGCTGTTGTCTGGCCCGCCTGGACTCGGTAAAACTACGCTCGCCATGATTATTGCCGCAGAAGTTGGCGGCGCCCTGCGCTTAACTTCAGGACCAGCTATTCAGCATCCAGGTGATCTAGCCGCTGTCTTGTCATCGTTACAAGAAAATGATGTACTGTTTATCGATGAGATTCACCGCCTGGCACGTACTGCAGAAGAGATGTTGTACCTGGCGATGGAGGATTTCCGAGTGGACGTTATGGTGGGTAAAGGTCCTGGCGCCACATCTATTCCATTGGCGTTGCCACCTTTTACTGTGGTGGGTGCTACCACCCGTGCCGGAATGCTTCCAGCCCCGCTGCGTGATCGGTTTGGCTTCACAGCATATTTGGATTACTACACGCATGACGAGCTAGCAACGATCGTCGAACGAAATGCCCGTAAACTCAACGCAGAACTTTCCGCAGAAGCCGCGCTCGAAATCGCCTCGCGCTCACGGGGTACGCCACGAATTGCTAATCGACTTTTGCGACGCGTGCAAGATTGGGCCCAAGTGCGTGGAACCGGCTTGCTCGATGTGGCAGCTGCACAAGCCGCTTTGGATGTTTTCGAAGTTGATCTACGCGGCCTGGATAGGCTTGACCGGGCAGTTCTTGAAGCACTCTGCCGGCGCTTTAATGGCGGGCCAGTCGGGTTAACCACTCTTGCGGTATCAGTTGGTGAAGAACCAGAAACAATCGAGACAGTGGCTGAACCATATTTAATGCGCCAAGGTTTTATATCTAAGACGCCACGCGGCAGAATCGCCACGCGGATGGCGTGGGAACACCTGGGACTCACGCCACCGGAAAATACGCTGTTTCAATGA
- the yajC gene encoding preprotein translocase subunit YajC produces MEFIIIIIVMLAFLMFTSRSARKAQQKQQELRDQAVVVGNNVVTASGFFGRIVDIDGDAVTLESPSGDETVWMRSAIMSQMDIPLATADEDETYDTDSDLSHEASQSETFIEEEPESSDNQGSAWK; encoded by the coding sequence ATGGAATTTATTATCATAATTATCGTCATGTTAGCCTTCTTGATGTTCACATCGAGATCTGCACGCAAGGCGCAACAAAAACAACAGGAACTTCGTGACCAAGCGGTCGTCGTTGGGAATAATGTTGTGACTGCGTCTGGTTTCTTTGGACGAATTGTTGATATTGATGGAGATGCAGTCACATTGGAATCTCCGTCCGGTGACGAAACTGTGTGGATGCGCTCGGCAATTATGTCGCAGATGGATATACCACTCGCCACAGCTGATGAAGATGAAACGTACGACACTGATTCAGACCTATCTCACGAAGCTTCGCAGAGCGAAACATTCATTGAGGAAGAGCCAGAGTCGAGTGATAACCAAGGTTCAGCGTGGAAGTAA
- the secD gene encoding protein translocase subunit SecD → MQNSRDERTKESKPIGRLITLFVMIIALFASLSFGTMTGPKNRFLPELALDLEGGTQIILTPSTTDGSEVTDEDVKQAIEIIRQRVDASGVAEAEITAQGGSNIIVALPGQPDKATLDLVRTSAVLRMRPVLSYADPNPITKEELVKQLGDKAEGLDAGTMTDEEYTASVMKLADADGDGELSDQPLTTPANASDPAWITEQTIYDSLTLQCGSKDQAIAATGDDPQKALVSCEPERGVKFILGPSELEGSTISSASSGPSVNQQGQPDGGFAVHMNFDSEGSAKFAEVTGRISTLPSPQNQFAIVLDGQTVSAPKTDNAITGGQAQITGSFKAKEAATLANQLNFGSLPLFFEVQSEEQISATLGAEQLESGLIAGLFGIIFIVLYMLWQYHALGGIAIASIFVSTGLSLFVISFLSWTMGYRLSMAGVLGIIISVGVTADSFIVYFERIRDEIRDGRTIRSSIEHGWDRARRTIIISDIVNLVAASVLFILTVGSVRGFAFTLGVTTVLDLIVVMMFTYPVMHYLGKTQYFGEGKRGSGLDAQKLEQTPIYRGRGYTRTVPAKQTRKVRASSNAGDDVELHDYEYPDARFVDQHETLAQRRARERRERKAVQEGKN, encoded by the coding sequence GTGCAGAATTCACGTGATGAACGAACCAAGGAAAGCAAGCCAATCGGCCGACTTATCACACTTTTTGTGATGATAATTGCACTATTCGCTTCCTTGAGCTTTGGGACCATGACAGGTCCGAAAAATAGATTCTTACCCGAGTTAGCTTTGGATCTGGAGGGTGGTACGCAAATCATTCTCACCCCGTCAACTACAGACGGATCTGAAGTCACTGACGAGGACGTCAAGCAGGCAATCGAAATTATTCGACAACGTGTTGACGCTTCGGGTGTAGCTGAAGCAGAAATCACCGCGCAGGGTGGCTCGAATATTATCGTTGCCCTCCCTGGTCAGCCAGATAAAGCAACGCTTGATTTAGTTCGAACGTCTGCGGTTTTGCGTATGCGTCCAGTCTTGTCTTACGCAGATCCTAATCCGATCACCAAGGAAGAGCTCGTTAAACAACTCGGTGATAAGGCTGAGGGCCTCGATGCGGGAACAATGACCGATGAAGAATACACAGCATCGGTGATGAAGCTTGCAGATGCTGACGGTGACGGAGAGCTTTCTGATCAACCGCTAACTACTCCGGCGAATGCTTCTGATCCGGCATGGATCACCGAACAGACTATTTACGATTCTCTGACGCTACAGTGTGGATCAAAAGACCAAGCAATTGCTGCGACCGGAGATGATCCACAGAAAGCCTTGGTGTCTTGTGAACCCGAACGCGGTGTGAAGTTCATTTTGGGGCCATCTGAACTCGAAGGCTCAACCATTTCTTCCGCAAGTTCTGGACCTTCGGTCAACCAACAGGGCCAGCCTGATGGCGGTTTCGCGGTCCATATGAATTTCGATTCGGAAGGCTCAGCGAAGTTCGCTGAGGTTACTGGCCGAATTTCAACGCTCCCATCGCCACAAAACCAATTTGCTATTGTGCTCGATGGACAGACAGTGTCCGCTCCTAAGACCGATAACGCAATCACTGGTGGACAGGCACAAATCACTGGTTCTTTCAAGGCTAAAGAAGCTGCAACCTTAGCAAATCAGCTAAATTTTGGTTCGCTTCCGTTATTCTTTGAGGTACAGTCTGAAGAGCAGATCTCGGCAACCCTGGGTGCCGAGCAGCTTGAGTCTGGTCTTATAGCGGGGCTATTCGGCATTATATTCATTGTCCTATATATGTTGTGGCAGTACCACGCACTTGGCGGAATCGCCATTGCTTCGATATTTGTTTCCACAGGCCTTTCATTGTTTGTGATTTCCTTCTTGTCGTGGACTATGGGATATCGCCTCTCGATGGCTGGCGTTCTCGGTATTATCATCTCCGTTGGCGTGACAGCCGATTCCTTTATTGTCTACTTTGAACGTATTCGAGATGAGATTCGTGACGGTCGCACGATTCGAAGCAGTATCGAACACGGTTGGGATCGAGCACGCCGCACAATTATTATTTCCGACATCGTCAACTTGGTTGCTGCATCGGTTCTCTTCATCCTTACGGTGGGATCGGTACGTGGATTCGCATTCACACTCGGTGTTACGACTGTACTCGACCTTATCGTCGTCATGATGTTCACATATCCAGTTATGCACTACCTTGGCAAGACGCAGTACTTCGGTGAAGGTAAGCGTGGATCTGGACTCGATGCTCAAAAGCTTGAGCAAACACCGATCTACCGTGGTCGTGGCTACACCCGTACCGTCCCGGCTAAGCAAACCCGTAAAGTGCGAGCTTCAAGCAATGCTGGTGACGATGTTGAGCTTCATGACTATGAGTATCCTGATGCTCGGTTTGTCGACCAACATGAAACGCTAGCCCAGCGCCGAGCGCGTGAACGACGCGAGCGTAAAGCAGTGCAGGAAGGAAAGAACTGA
- the secF gene encoding protein translocase subunit SecF produces the protein MFSMYKVGNDLYTGRSSVNIIGRRKIWLLLALVLMVISLLAFAVKSPNTGIEFRGGSQFTVSGTANTSHQPAYDVIKTVGKDDAPRVANLGSSSIRVQTVKLDDRQTQEVREALASAYQVQATDVTSTFVGPSWGADILSKAIRAMIIFMVLISLVLTIYFRSWAIAVGANGALVHDFIITLGVYWWAGFEITPATVIGLLTIMGYSLYDTVVVFDKVRENTENITSQYRYTYEETANQAMNQSLIRSLNTSITGLLPVSAILFIGVYILGADTLRDLALVMFVGMLLSTLSSLIIAAPLAVFLAMRNPKIREHTDEVLRRRAQLLNEGQQEESDQATLGQVEVIAGGHRGHRAQPKRQKKRKKR, from the coding sequence ATGTTTTCAATGTATAAGGTCGGTAATGACCTCTATACCGGGCGTTCTTCGGTTAACATCATCGGGCGCCGCAAGATATGGCTGTTACTAGCGTTAGTGCTCATGGTGATTTCTCTTCTGGCTTTTGCTGTCAAATCCCCGAATACGGGCATTGAATTCCGTGGTGGATCACAGTTCACTGTTTCAGGAACGGCAAACACGTCGCACCAGCCAGCGTATGATGTTATCAAAACGGTTGGGAAAGATGATGCCCCTCGCGTTGCGAACCTCGGATCTTCATCTATCCGTGTCCAAACCGTTAAGCTTGATGATCGGCAAACGCAGGAAGTTCGTGAAGCACTAGCTTCGGCGTATCAGGTTCAAGCTACAGATGTCACGTCCACTTTCGTTGGCCCATCATGGGGAGCAGATATCCTTTCCAAGGCTATTCGGGCAATGATTATCTTTATGGTTCTCATATCCCTCGTGCTTACCATTTATTTCCGTTCATGGGCGATTGCGGTTGGTGCCAATGGCGCATTGGTCCACGACTTCATCATCACCCTAGGAGTTTACTGGTGGGCCGGATTTGAAATTACTCCGGCAACTGTCATCGGTTTGCTAACTATTATGGGCTATTCGTTGTATGACACCGTTGTGGTCTTTGATAAAGTCCGTGAGAATACCGAAAATATCACCTCGCAATACCGTTATACATACGAAGAAACTGCTAATCAGGCAATGAATCAGAGTCTGATTCGTTCGCTGAACACCTCTATTACCGGTCTTCTTCCAGTATCTGCCATCTTGTTTATTGGCGTATATATTCTTGGTGCAGATACTCTCCGGGACCTTGCACTAGTGATGTTCGTTGGCATGCTATTGTCAACACTTTCTTCTCTCATCATTGCAGCACCATTGGCCGTATTCCTTGCCATGCGTAATCCCAAGATCCGCGAGCATACGGATGAAGTTTTACGTCGGCGTGCGCAGTTACTTAATGAAGGCCAGCAAGAAGAATCAGACCAAGCTACACTAGGTCAAGTAGAAGTTATCGCCGGTGGTCACCGAGGGCACCGCGCACAGCCAAAACGTCAGAAAAAGAGGAAGAAACGTTGA
- a CDS encoding adenine phosphoribosyltransferase, which yields MSTENIFPQDVVELVRSHVREVQDFPARGVLFRDITPLIADPQGFTALIDMIADKYRGKVDAVAGLESRGFILAAPLAVALGVGMLTVRKAGRLPGPVVGIDYDLEYGSARMELQPFTVEDGQRVLVLDDVLATGGTAGAACDLIRQAGGDPVGLCVLIELTEFQGRNYLGEGVEVDSVLQY from the coding sequence TTGAGCACTGAAAATATTTTCCCACAGGACGTTGTTGAGCTCGTCCGTTCCCATGTTCGTGAAGTCCAAGATTTTCCGGCACGTGGTGTTCTTTTCCGAGATATTACCCCACTGATTGCTGATCCTCAGGGTTTTACCGCGCTCATCGACATGATCGCTGATAAGTACCGTGGCAAGGTAGATGCGGTTGCTGGTCTAGAATCACGTGGCTTCATCCTCGCAGCTCCATTGGCTGTCGCGCTTGGCGTAGGAATGCTAACTGTTCGCAAAGCCGGTCGCCTGCCTGGACCGGTCGTCGGAATTGACTACGATCTTGAATATGGCTCAGCGCGTATGGAACTGCAACCTTTCACCGTCGAAGATGGGCAACGTGTGCTTGTGCTCGACGATGTTCTTGCCACTGGTGGAACAGCCGGTGCTGCGTGCGATTTGATTCGCCAAGCTGGTGGCGATCCGGTCGGCCTGTGCGTACTCATTGAACTTACCGAGTTCCAGGGACGAAACTATCTTGGCGAAGGCGTCGAGGTCGATTCTGTACTGCAGTACTAA